The Saxibacter everestensis genome has a window encoding:
- a CDS encoding YdeI/OmpD-associated family protein: protein MEFAEQSEPEVLVVADAAAWREWLDDHEGVSDGIWLRLAKKGVVTPTSLTYAEALEEALCSGWIDGQRKSHDETTFRQRFTPRRARSMWSKRNVDHVARLLEQGRMRARGLSEVEAAEGDGRWDRAYAGAASAAVPDDLVAALEARAGAWQRFTALGGQERYAILHQLMTAPNDQTRARRLERFVEQLSDSEQG from the coding sequence ATGGAATTTGCGGAGCAAAGCGAACCCGAGGTACTCGTCGTCGCTGATGCGGCAGCGTGGCGGGAGTGGCTTGACGATCACGAGGGCGTCTCGGACGGCATCTGGTTGCGCTTGGCGAAGAAGGGCGTGGTTACCCCGACATCATTGACGTACGCCGAGGCGCTGGAGGAAGCCCTGTGCAGTGGCTGGATTGATGGCCAGCGCAAGAGCCACGACGAGACGACGTTTCGCCAGCGTTTCACGCCGCGGCGTGCCCGCTCGATGTGGTCGAAGCGGAACGTGGACCATGTCGCCCGGTTACTTGAGCAGGGGCGGATGCGTGCGCGGGGGCTGAGCGAGGTCGAAGCGGCCGAAGGCGACGGCCGGTGGGACCGTGCCTACGCGGGAGCGGCGTCAGCTGCGGTTCCCGATGATCTGGTTGCGGCGCTCGAGGCCAGAGCCGGGGCGTGGCAACGATTTACAGCACTCGGTGGGCAGGAGCGTTACGCGATACTGCATCAGTTGATGACCGCACCCAATGACCAGACCCGCGCTCGACGGCTCGAACGTTTCGTCGAACAACTCAGCGACAGCGAGCAAGGCTGA
- a CDS encoding DLW-39 family protein, whose product MKKLALVASLAVVGLTVVWQKRKAHRVDHALWADATDTVE is encoded by the coding sequence ATGAAGAAACTAGCTCTTGTGGCGTCGCTTGCGGTCGTCGGTCTTACGGTTGTCTGGCAGAAACGCAAGGCACATCGGGTGGATCACGCATTGTGGGCGGATGCGACTGACACGGTAGAATAG